From Streptomyces durmitorensis, a single genomic window includes:
- a CDS encoding class I SAM-dependent methyltransferase — protein sequence MSTSTTGVSSASGPSGVSGDARARVAVDAERWPDVVAVPRCSAARQALARTVVRRALNGLPLQVAMGGAELLGRGGPLLEVRDPDSFLRRVATHGLVGFGESYMAHEWDARELVAVLTVLAEHTATLVPPSLQRLRTLWAPRQPAEQRNTPSGAQANIRHHYDLSNDLFALFLDDSLSYSSALFDGLPAAWSDLETGQHRKIDRMLDLCGAGPGTRLLEIGTGWGALAIRAAARGASVHSVTLSAQQRDLARERVRAAGHEDRVRIELCDYRQVRGRYDAIASVEMIEAVGAEYWPTFFRTLDSLLAPGGSVALQAITMPHDRMLASRSTYTWVQKYIFPGGQLPSVRAVEETARAHTGLRVTACDGFGAHYAQTLALWRERFAQQDDAVGDLGFDATFRRMWDFYLAYSEAGFRSGYLDVHQIQLTGQGAGQ from the coding sequence GTGAGTACGTCCACAACCGGTGTATCCAGTGCGTCCGGCCCGTCCGGTGTGTCCGGCGACGCCCGTGCGCGGGTCGCGGTCGACGCCGAGCGGTGGCCCGATGTCGTGGCCGTTCCGCGGTGTTCCGCGGCGCGGCAGGCACTGGCCCGGACCGTCGTGCGCCGTGCGCTGAACGGGCTGCCGCTCCAGGTGGCGATGGGCGGCGCTGAACTCCTGGGCAGGGGCGGCCCGTTGCTGGAGGTGCGCGATCCCGACAGCTTCCTGCGGCGCGTCGCGACGCACGGGCTCGTCGGCTTCGGCGAGTCGTACATGGCGCACGAGTGGGACGCGCGGGAGCTGGTCGCGGTGCTCACCGTGCTCGCCGAGCACACGGCCACGCTGGTACCGCCCTCGCTGCAGCGGCTGCGCACCCTCTGGGCCCCCAGGCAGCCGGCCGAGCAGCGCAACACCCCCAGTGGCGCGCAGGCCAACATCCGGCACCACTACGACCTGTCGAACGACCTGTTCGCCCTGTTCCTCGACGACTCCCTGAGTTACTCCTCCGCTCTCTTCGACGGCTTGCCCGCGGCCTGGTCCGATCTGGAGACAGGCCAGCACCGCAAGATCGACCGCATGCTCGACCTGTGCGGTGCGGGACCCGGTACGCGGCTGCTTGAGATCGGCACGGGCTGGGGCGCCCTGGCCATCCGCGCGGCGGCGCGGGGAGCGAGCGTCCACTCGGTCACCCTCTCGGCCCAGCAGCGCGACCTGGCCCGGGAACGGGTGCGTGCGGCGGGCCACGAGGACCGGGTCCGCATCGAGCTGTGCGACTACCGCCAGGTGCGCGGCAGATACGACGCGATCGCGAGCGTGGAGATGATCGAGGCGGTCGGGGCGGAGTACTGGCCCACGTTCTTCCGCACCCTGGACTCCTTGCTGGCGCCGGGCGGCTCGGTGGCGCTCCAGGCGATCACCATGCCGCACGACCGGATGCTCGCGAGCCGGAGCACCTACACCTGGGTGCAGAAGTACATCTTCCCCGGCGGTCAACTGCCCTCCGTCCGCGCCGTCGAGGAGACCGCACGCGCCCACACCGGGCTGCGGGTCACCGCGTGCGACGGATTCGGCGCGCACTACGCGCAGACGCTGGCGCTGTGGCGCGAGCGCTTCGCCCAACAGGACGACGCCGTGGGCGACTTGGGCTTCGATGCCACCTTCCGTCGCATGTGGGACTTCTACCTCGCCTACTCCGAGGCGGGCTTCCGCTCCGGCTACCTCGACGTGCACCAGATCCAGCTGACCGGACAGGGAGCAGGACAGTGA
- a CDS encoding SAM-dependent methyltransferase has product MTSTAERLNGLLCDALGGPVPLRLRAWDGSECGPPDAPVVIVRSRRALRRLLWQPGELGLAEAYITGDLDIEGDLADGLRAMWAGAREQRLAPARPGAGQLASALAAAVRLGAVGPPPKAPAGRARLRGVRHSTARDRAAISHHYDVSHRFYELLLDPSMAYSCAYWESEEPRHGLARAQRAKLELVCRKLGLAPGSRLLDVGCGWGALALYAAQEHKAQVTAVTLSREQRDVVRARVRELGLGDQVDVQLRHYRTIESGQYEAISVIEMGEHVGDAEYPGFAAQLHGLLRPQGRILVQQMSRGSTAPGGGAFIESYIAPDMHMRPLGETIGLWEGAGFEVRSAESMREHYVRTVSAWRATLEERWEEFVGLVGVEAARTWRLYLVGGSLAFEERRMGVDQILAVRTSDLGWSGMPVTTAALYRGEGVS; this is encoded by the coding sequence GTGACCTCGACCGCCGAACGACTCAACGGACTTCTCTGCGACGCGCTGGGCGGACCCGTGCCGCTCCGGCTGCGCGCCTGGGACGGCAGCGAGTGCGGACCGCCGGACGCCCCGGTCGTGATCGTCCGCTCCCGCCGGGCGCTGCGCCGTCTGCTGTGGCAGCCGGGCGAACTCGGCCTGGCCGAGGCGTACATCACCGGTGACCTCGACATCGAGGGCGACCTCGCCGACGGGCTGCGGGCCATGTGGGCCGGAGCCCGGGAGCAGCGGCTCGCACCCGCACGGCCCGGCGCGGGGCAGCTGGCGTCCGCCCTTGCGGCCGCGGTCCGGCTCGGCGCCGTGGGGCCGCCCCCGAAGGCGCCCGCGGGCCGGGCCCGGCTGCGGGGCGTGCGGCACAGCACCGCCCGGGACCGTGCGGCCATCAGCCACCACTACGACGTCTCCCACCGCTTCTACGAGCTGCTGCTCGACCCCTCGATGGCGTACTCCTGCGCCTACTGGGAGAGCGAGGAGCCGCGCCACGGCCTCGCGCGGGCCCAGCGCGCCAAGCTGGAACTGGTCTGCCGGAAGCTGGGCCTCGCCCCCGGCTCCCGGCTGCTCGACGTCGGCTGCGGCTGGGGAGCGCTCGCCCTGTACGCGGCACAGGAGCACAAGGCGCAGGTCACGGCCGTGACGCTGTCGCGCGAGCAGCGGGACGTCGTCCGGGCGCGGGTGCGCGAGCTCGGCCTCGGCGACCAGGTCGACGTACAGCTTCGGCACTACCGCACCATCGAGAGCGGACAGTACGAGGCGATCAGCGTGATCGAGATGGGCGAGCACGTCGGGGACGCGGAGTATCCGGGGTTCGCGGCCCAACTGCACGGCCTGCTGCGGCCGCAGGGCCGGATACTCGTCCAGCAGATGTCCCGCGGGTCCACGGCACCCGGCGGGGGCGCCTTCATCGAGTCGTACATCGCGCCGGACATGCACATGCGTCCCCTCGGCGAGACGATCGGCCTGTGGGAGGGGGCGGGCTTCGAGGTGCGTTCGGCCGAGTCGATGCGCGAGCACTACGTGCGCACCGTCTCCGCCTGGCGTGCCACGCTGGAGGAGCGCTGGGAGGAGTTCGTCGGTCTTGTCGGCGTGGAGGCGGCCAGGACCTGGCGGCTGTACCTGGTGGGCGGGTCGCTCGCGTTCGAGGAGCGGCGGATGGGCGTCGACCAGATTCTCGCCGTACGCACCAGTGACCTGGGCTGGTCGGGTATGCCGGTCACGACGGCCGCCCTGTACCGCGGGGAGGGCGTGTCGTGA
- a CDS encoding DUF1295 domain-containing protein, which translates to MNGFAWGAFGVNLAFAALTALAVLLATFALALRRGLHRVVDIAWGIAFAAVALMTYALSSGHGDEGRRLLVTALTVVWGLRLAGHIAWRARGHGEDPRYERLLSKAPGSKDAYALRMVYLLQGGLVWLVSLPVQAAAYISGPVGVLAAAGVLLWLVGLVFESVGDFQLARFKADPANKGRLMDRGLWSWTRHPNYFGDFCVWWGLFLLTCEAPAAAAATIIGPLAMTYLLTRGSGKALLERHMADRPGYAAYRKRTSGFFPRPPRAP; encoded by the coding sequence GTGAACGGCTTCGCGTGGGGCGCGTTCGGCGTCAATCTCGCCTTCGCCGCGCTCACCGCCCTCGCCGTGCTCCTTGCCACCTTCGCGCTCGCGCTGCGCCGTGGGCTGCACCGCGTGGTGGACATCGCCTGGGGGATCGCCTTCGCGGCCGTCGCTCTCATGACGTACGCCCTCTCGTCCGGGCACGGCGACGAGGGGCGACGGCTCCTCGTGACGGCCCTGACGGTGGTGTGGGGCCTGCGGCTCGCGGGGCACATCGCCTGGCGCGCCCGGGGCCACGGCGAGGATCCGCGTTACGAGCGGCTGCTGTCCAAGGCTCCGGGCAGCAAGGACGCGTACGCCCTGCGCATGGTCTATCTGTTGCAGGGCGGTCTGGTCTGGCTGGTGTCCCTGCCCGTGCAGGCCGCCGCCTACATCTCCGGACCGGTGGGTGTGCTCGCCGCCGCCGGAGTACTCCTGTGGCTGGTCGGTCTGGTCTTCGAGTCGGTCGGGGACTTCCAACTCGCCCGGTTCAAGGCGGACCCGGCCAACAAGGGCCGTCTCATGGACCGCGGCCTGTGGTCCTGGACGCGCCATCCGAACTATTTCGGTGACTTCTGTGTCTGGTGGGGCCTCTTCCTCCTCACCTGCGAGGCACCCGCGGCGGCCGCCGCCACGATCATCGGCCCGCTGGCGATGACGTACCTGCTGACGCGGGGCAGCGGCAAGGCGCTCCTCGAACGGCACATGGCCGACCGGCCCGGTTACGCCGCCTACCGGAAGCGCACCAGCGGATTCTTTCCGAGGCCACCACGGGCACCGTAA
- a CDS encoding GAF and ANTAR domain-containing protein, with protein MTAMSERQHERQHEKRLASAFTDLTGPLVRDVNVTDVLHTLSQHCVDLLDVSAAGVLLDVPHGPGVDVVASDEYTRALELFGIEWDEGPSLDCRRSPAHVSETRLDADDACPRWPRFTPRALLLGFTSVATVPLRCQDTVVGALSLLHDRPRPLDDVQLRLAKALADTAAMCVIQQQVLQGQKTQIARLQDSLESQIVIEQAKGFLSNSRGCTADQALIRMRTYARNRQLKLSDVARQVLDGAVAHTLLAPER; from the coding sequence ATGACCGCCATGTCCGAGAGGCAGCACGAGAGGCAGCACGAGAAGCGGCTCGCGTCCGCCTTCACGGATCTCACCGGCCCGCTGGTACGGGACGTGAACGTGACCGACGTCCTGCACACCCTGTCCCAGCACTGCGTGGACCTCCTCGACGTCTCGGCGGCCGGGGTCCTCCTTGACGTTCCGCACGGCCCGGGTGTGGACGTCGTGGCCTCCGACGAGTACACCCGCGCACTGGAGCTGTTCGGCATCGAATGGGACGAGGGCCCGAGCCTGGACTGCCGCCGCTCCCCGGCGCACGTCTCGGAGACCCGGCTGGACGCCGACGACGCCTGTCCACGGTGGCCGCGCTTCACACCACGCGCCCTGCTCCTCGGCTTCACCTCGGTCGCGACGGTACCGCTGCGCTGCCAGGACACGGTGGTCGGCGCCCTGAGCCTCCTCCACGACCGGCCGAGACCGCTGGACGACGTCCAGCTGCGGCTGGCCAAGGCGCTGGCGGACACCGCCGCCATGTGCGTGATCCAGCAGCAGGTGCTGCAAGGACAGAAGACGCAGATCGCGCGGCTCCAGGACTCCCTGGAATCCCAGATCGTCATAGAGCAGGCCAAGGGATTCCTCTCCAACTCCCGCGGCTGCACCGCGGATCAGGCCTTGATCCGCATGCGGACGTATGCCCGCAACCGGCAGCTCAAGCTCTCCGATGTGGCCCGCCAGGTCCTGGACGGCGCCGTCGCACACACCCTGCTCGCCCCCGAACGCTGA
- a CDS encoding GntR family transcriptional regulator, which produces MPAERIREHTVPVAAARRRRLRADQARQLADLLRHQVRTGGFPSGVLPLEGAIGSDYHVSRNTVRQALDLLRTEGLLERQPGVGTVVVSEKYPHGLDRLQGLAETLHEHGDVTNEVRTVGPVPAPAPVARRLGLVEHTDVLYIERLRRLGGLPLSLDLTYIPMDIGAGLIGCDLENTDVFRLLETLTGQPLGTAEITLEAVNADVHSAAVLEAPRGVAVLMLERLTSLSDGRPVDLEFIRFRGDRISMSGLLHRAL; this is translated from the coding sequence ATGCCAGCCGAACGTATCCGCGAGCACACCGTGCCGGTCGCCGCCGCACGACGGCGCCGGCTGCGCGCGGACCAGGCGCGGCAGCTCGCCGACCTGCTGCGCCACCAGGTGCGCACCGGGGGCTTCCCCAGCGGCGTCCTTCCGCTCGAGGGCGCGATCGGCAGCGACTACCACGTCTCCCGGAACACCGTCCGGCAGGCGCTGGACCTCCTCCGTACGGAAGGGCTGCTCGAACGGCAGCCCGGCGTCGGCACGGTCGTGGTGTCCGAGAAGTATCCGCACGGCCTCGACCGGCTCCAGGGCCTGGCCGAGACCCTGCACGAACACGGCGACGTCACCAACGAAGTCCGTACGGTCGGTCCCGTCCCGGCGCCCGCACCCGTGGCCCGGCGTCTCGGCCTGGTGGAGCACACCGACGTGCTCTACATCGAGCGGCTGCGCCGGCTGGGCGGCCTGCCGCTCTCCCTCGACCTCACCTACATCCCGATGGACATCGGCGCCGGTCTCATCGGCTGCGACCTGGAGAACACCGATGTGTTCCGGCTCCTGGAGACCCTGACCGGGCAGCCGCTCGGCACGGCCGAGATCACCCTGGAGGCCGTCAACGCCGACGTGCACTCCGCCGCCGTTCTCGAGGCCCCGCGCGGTGTCGCCGTCCTCATGCTCGAACGCCTCACCTCGTTGTCCGACGGGCGCCCCGTGGACCTGGAGTTCATCCGCTTCCGCGGTGACCGCATCTCCATGAGCGGGCTGCTCCACCGCGCCCTCTGA
- a CDS encoding 4Fe-4S dicluster domain-containing protein: protein MPLAPQRADVPVTIDESKCIDGCTLCVDMCPLDSLAINPESGKAFMHVDECWYCGPCAARCPTGAVTVNMPYLLR, encoded by the coding sequence ATGCCTCTGGCCCCCCAGCGCGCCGACGTGCCCGTGACCATCGACGAGTCGAAGTGCATCGACGGCTGCACCCTCTGCGTCGACATGTGTCCGCTCGACTCGCTCGCGATCAACCCGGAGAGCGGCAAGGCCTTCATGCACGTCGACGAGTGCTGGTACTGCGGCCCGTGCGCGGCCCGCTGTCCCACGGGTGCGGTCACGGTCAACATGCCCTATCTGCTCCGGTGA
- a CDS encoding ABC transporter substrate-binding protein has product MKRTALGAALAALLAFPLAGCGGASADDSGTVTVTIGYQSKTINTVTAGTLLRSLGYFERELAERGKREGVTYKVKWQDYATGAPITAQMTAGKIDIGSMGDFPLLINAARGAQLNRPTKLVSVTGYNLRGGLNTVVTGTGSKLSSIKDLRGKKVSTSVGSAADGTLVRALRQAGIDPEDDIRKLNQQPAVGASALQAGSADALSQFVAWPGLLAFQGRARALYDGAELNLPTFHGVTAREDFAQKRPGVLEDFLRAQAKATDHLNKRPVAAAESVAKATGLPPEVVYLYNGAHGIATFDTTVKPALVAALKKDVPVLKSAKLVGDVDVDGFVDERYVKKAYGDGYATARAATPKPPRSELWLKGEDRTRSFATPAELLRQAATREGRVRAAYVPDTTTGTPWFADKAVWVADGAKLLPFVTPATAASYTAAHPGARTISYNQALKQAS; this is encoded by the coding sequence ATGAAACGCACGGCACTCGGCGCCGCCCTGGCCGCCCTCCTTGCCTTCCCCCTGGCGGGCTGCGGCGGGGCGAGCGCGGACGACTCCGGCACGGTCACCGTCACCATCGGCTACCAGTCCAAGACCATCAACACCGTCACCGCGGGCACGCTGTTGCGGTCGCTCGGCTACTTCGAGCGCGAGCTCGCCGAGCGCGGCAAGCGTGAGGGCGTCACCTACAAGGTGAAGTGGCAGGACTACGCCACCGGTGCGCCGATCACCGCGCAGATGACCGCAGGGAAGATCGACATCGGTTCGATGGGCGACTTCCCCCTCCTGATCAACGCCGCCCGCGGCGCACAGCTGAACCGGCCCACGAAACTGGTCTCCGTCACCGGCTACAACCTCCGGGGCGGCCTCAACACCGTGGTCACCGGCACCGGTTCGAAGCTTTCGTCGATCAAGGACCTGCGCGGCAAGAAGGTCTCGACGAGCGTCGGATCGGCCGCCGACGGCACTCTCGTACGGGCGCTGCGACAGGCGGGCATCGACCCCGAGGACGACATCCGCAAGCTCAACCAGCAGCCCGCGGTGGGTGCTTCGGCGCTCCAGGCGGGCAGCGCGGACGCGCTGTCGCAGTTCGTCGCGTGGCCCGGTCTGCTCGCCTTCCAAGGCCGGGCCCGGGCGCTGTACGACGGCGCGGAGCTGAATCTGCCGACCTTCCACGGGGTCACCGCACGCGAGGACTTCGCGCAGAAGAGGCCAGGGGTCCTGGAGGACTTCCTGCGCGCCCAGGCCAAGGCGACCGACCATCTCAACAAGCGTCCTGTCGCCGCCGCCGAGTCGGTGGCGAAGGCCACCGGTCTTCCGCCCGAGGTCGTCTACCTCTACAACGGCGCGCACGGCATCGCCACGTTCGACACCACGGTCAAACCCGCGCTGGTGGCCGCGTTGAAGAAGGACGTGCCCGTGCTGAAGTCGGCGAAGCTGGTGGGCGACGTGGACGTGGACGGTTTCGTCGACGAGCGGTACGTGAAGAAGGCGTACGGCGACGGATACGCGACCGCGCGGGCCGCCACCCCCAAGCCGCCGCGCAGCGAACTCTGGCTGAAGGGCGAGGACCGGACCCGGTCGTTCGCCACGCCGGCCGAGCTGTTGCGCCAGGCAGCCACCCGGGAGGGCAGGGTGCGTGCCGCGTACGTCCCCGACACCACCACCGGGACGCCCTGGTTCGCCGACAAGGCCGTGTGGGTGGCCGACGGCGCGAAACTGCTGCCCTTCGTCACTCCCGCCACCGCCGCCTCCTACACCGCCGCGCATCCGGGCGCTCGCACCATCTCGTACAACCAGGCCCTGAAGCAGGCATCATGA
- a CDS encoding ABC transporter permease: MTVRHLLRLLSLAGALGLWQLLTALDVNLWLRFEQFPTVVDVTREFGRRIGSEAYWQDLTDSLSRIVTGFALAAAAGVAVGTAIARSRLAADLLGPVLEVLRPIPAIALVPVAILLFPSNEQGIVFITFTAAFFPVMVSTRHAVRALTPVWEEAVLTLGGGRWRVLGSVVLPGALPGILGGLSVGIGVSWICVISAEMISGEYGVGYRTWQDYTVVDYPGVFVGMVTIGALGWLTSTAVEVLGRRVTRWLPRTEFRSEAPVPSRRYQRAAPHPGSPTSKADEAVPRVSASRTPDRVHKEA; the protein is encoded by the coding sequence ATGACGGTGCGTCACCTACTGCGCCTCCTGTCACTGGCCGGAGCGCTCGGCCTGTGGCAGCTCCTCACCGCGCTCGACGTCAATCTGTGGCTGCGCTTCGAGCAGTTCCCGACGGTCGTCGACGTGACGCGGGAGTTCGGGCGGCGCATCGGCAGCGAGGCGTACTGGCAGGACCTCACCGACAGTCTCAGCCGCATCGTCACCGGCTTCGCGCTCGCGGCGGCCGCGGGGGTGGCCGTCGGCACGGCGATCGCCCGCTCGCGCCTGGCCGCCGACCTGCTCGGGCCCGTCCTCGAAGTGCTGCGGCCCATACCGGCGATCGCCCTGGTGCCGGTGGCGATCCTGCTCTTCCCCAGCAACGAGCAGGGCATCGTCTTCATCACCTTCACCGCGGCGTTCTTCCCCGTCATGGTCTCCACCCGGCACGCGGTGCGCGCCCTGACCCCGGTCTGGGAGGAGGCCGTCCTCACGCTGGGCGGCGGCCGGTGGCGTGTGCTCGGCTCGGTGGTCCTGCCGGGGGCGCTGCCCGGCATCCTCGGCGGGCTCTCCGTGGGCATCGGCGTCTCGTGGATCTGTGTGATCTCGGCGGAGATGATCTCCGGCGAGTACGGGGTGGGCTACCGCACCTGGCAGGACTACACGGTGGTCGACTACCCCGGCGTCTTCGTCGGCATGGTGACGATCGGCGCACTCGGGTGGCTGACGTCGACGGCGGTGGAGGTGCTCGGCCGCCGTGTCACGCGGTGGCTGCCGCGGACGGAGTTCCGCAGCGAGGCTCCGGTGCCGTCGCGCCGGTACCAGCGGGCGGCTCCGCACCCCGGCTCTCCCACGTCGAAGGCCGACGAGGCCGTGCCCCGAGTGTCCGCGTCACGCACGCCGGACCGCGTCCACAAGGAGGCGTGA
- a CDS encoding ABC transporter ATP-binding protein — translation MTTPPETTVGPAPVLTPPRGTRLTLRDASIGRQGAVVLDGLELDVAPGEILTVVGPSGCGKSTLLRTLAGLLPPLGGEVEQDGRPITAPHAERALIFQDDALLPWRTLRANVELPLAIQGLRRRERRAQAEGWLERVGLGGHGAKLPHRVSGGQRQRVQLARALAGEPRAVLMDEPFGALDAQTRAGMQQLLADVLRGTGATVVFVTHDVDEALFLGDRVALLGTGTGTGTGTGRVLDVPRPRDRTSHGDPATVELRRTVLTSLGA, via the coding sequence ATGACCACACCCCCCGAGACCACCGTCGGCCCCGCCCCCGTCCTCACCCCGCCGCGCGGCACCCGGCTCACGCTGCGCGACGCGTCGATCGGGCGGCAGGGCGCCGTCGTCCTCGACGGGCTCGAACTGGACGTCGCGCCGGGCGAGATCCTCACCGTCGTCGGCCCTTCCGGGTGCGGGAAGTCCACCCTGCTTCGCACCCTCGCCGGGCTGCTGCCCCCGCTGGGCGGGGAGGTCGAGCAGGACGGGAGGCCCATCACCGCGCCGCACGCCGAACGCGCGCTGATCTTCCAGGACGACGCGCTGCTGCCCTGGCGGACGCTGCGGGCCAATGTCGAACTGCCTCTGGCCATCCAGGGGTTGAGGCGAAGGGAGCGTCGCGCGCAGGCCGAAGGCTGGCTGGAGCGTGTCGGCCTCGGCGGGCACGGCGCCAAGCTGCCGCACCGCGTTTCGGGTGGGCAGCGGCAGCGTGTGCAGCTCGCCCGTGCCCTCGCGGGCGAGCCACGTGCCGTGCTCATGGACGAGCCGTTCGGCGCCCTTGACGCGCAGACCAGGGCCGGGATGCAGCAGTTGCTTGCCGATGTGCTGCGCGGCACGGGCGCGACCGTCGTCTTCGTCACCCACGACGTGGACGAGGCGCTCTTCCTCGGCGACCGCGTCGCCCTGCTCGGCACCGGGACCGGCACCGGCACCGGCACCGGCCGCGTCCTCGACGTACCGCGCCCGCGTGATCGCACGTCCCACGGCGACCCCGCCACCGTCGAGCTGCGCCGCACCGTACTGACGTCCCTCGGCGCCTGA